The Thermoclostridium stercorarium subsp. stercorarium DSM 8532 genome contains a region encoding:
- the spoIVB gene encoding SpoIVB peptidase has translation MIFKREKSFFRFCFPVFVVIVSLYFSVIAFTPSQMTVLAGEEYRVEFFSPFRLQLAAETGGIHVQKLDAGDRTSFFSMPYTLKGTQYGQNRIQLSLFGLVPVKDITVNVIPARELIVCGNTVGIRLYIKGILVVGISGVLTSEGKEVLPVKDTGLEPGDFIVAVNNKEVEKISDLSKIIEESGGKEITLKFLHDNRLTEAKVTPVQSAEDGKYRIGIWVRDSTAGIGTLTYIEEETGKFGALGHGITDIDTGIMMPVKTGELLKSSVYGIRKGLQGSPGELQGDFLKSPEVIGEIYWNTAFGVFGKINKDYMEEMKGRKYPVGTRSMVKEGPATILSNIHGEEVEEFSVEIQKIARKNLSGPKSMIIKITDPRLLSETGGIIQGMSGSPIIQDGRIIGAVTHVLVSDPTKGYGIFIETMLGMY, from the coding sequence ATGATATTTAAGAGAGAAAAATCTTTTTTCAGATTTTGTTTTCCTGTTTTTGTTGTAATTGTATCGTTATATTTTTCCGTCATAGCATTTACGCCGAGTCAGATGACCGTTCTGGCCGGTGAAGAGTACCGGGTTGAATTTTTTTCACCGTTCAGGCTGCAGCTTGCAGCTGAAACGGGCGGGATACATGTACAGAAACTGGACGCCGGGGACAGAACGTCATTTTTCTCAATGCCGTATACCCTTAAGGGTACTCAATACGGACAGAACAGAATCCAATTGAGCCTTTTCGGGCTGGTTCCGGTAAAGGACATCACCGTCAATGTCATACCTGCCAGAGAACTTATTGTTTGCGGCAATACCGTGGGTATAAGACTGTATATTAAGGGTATTCTTGTGGTCGGGATATCAGGCGTTCTGACTTCCGAAGGGAAGGAAGTGCTGCCTGTTAAGGATACAGGCCTTGAACCCGGCGATTTCATTGTTGCGGTAAATAACAAAGAAGTGGAAAAAATTTCAGATTTGTCAAAAATAATTGAAGAATCGGGCGGAAAGGAAATCACGCTGAAATTTTTACACGACAATCGCCTGACCGAAGCAAAAGTTACACCCGTCCAAAGTGCCGAAGACGGGAAATACCGTATAGGGATTTGGGTAAGGGACAGCACGGCGGGAATAGGTACGTTAACATATATTGAAGAGGAGACCGGCAAATTCGGGGCCCTCGGTCACGGTATTACCGATATTGATACCGGGATTATGATGCCTGTTAAAACCGGTGAATTACTTAAGTCTTCAGTGTATGGAATAAGAAAAGGCCTTCAGGGAAGCCCCGGGGAACTTCAGGGGGATTTTCTGAAAAGCCCGGAAGTTATAGGGGAAATATACTGGAACACGGCTTTCGGGGTTTTTGGAAAAATAAATAAAGATTATATGGAAGAGATGAAAGGCCGAAAATACCCGGTCGGAACAAGAAGCATGGTAAAGGAGGGACCGGCGACGATACTGTCAAACATACACGGGGAGGAAGTTGAGGAATTTTCTGTTGAAATACAGAAGATTGCCCGCAAAAATCTTTCAGGTCCCAAAAGCATGATAATAAAAATAACCGATCCAAGGCTTTTAAGCGAAACCGGGGGCATTATCCAGGGAATGTCGGGCAGTCCGATTATCCAGGACGGAAGAATTATAGGCGCGGTAACCCATGTCCTTGTAAGTGATCCCACAAAAGGGTACGGAATTTTCATAGAAACCATGCTGGGAATGTATTAG
- a CDS encoding uracil-DNA glycosylase, protein MKNSLLPADVHHSWSDFLTCERIRMINDIAEKIGEDVNPDFENILRFLRVNLDKVKIVILGQDPYPEKGTATGRAFEVGGLKSWDQPFRQVSLKNIIRLIYKSYNGITEYECIPPFNEIKKEIKKGKFRILPPDRLFESWEEQGVLLLNTSFSCIPNCPESHAPLWKDFTCQLIDYISEKHELYWFLWGKRALSLKPVINRGIFFLSRHPMLCSRKYEDDFLKSCCFAETMHIVNWLGI, encoded by the coding sequence ATGAAAAACTCTTTGCTTCCTGCTGATGTTCACCACTCATGGTCGGATTTTCTGACCTGCGAGCGCATTAGGATGATAAATGATATTGCCGAAAAAATAGGGGAAGATGTTAATCCCGATTTTGAGAATATACTCCGTTTTCTTAGAGTGAATTTGGACAAGGTCAAAATTGTGATACTTGGTCAGGACCCGTATCCGGAAAAGGGAACGGCCACAGGCAGGGCTTTTGAAGTCGGGGGGCTGAAATCGTGGGATCAGCCTTTCAGGCAGGTTTCGCTTAAAAACATCATACGCCTGATTTACAAAAGCTATAACGGCATCACTGAATACGAATGCATTCCGCCATTCAATGAAATCAAAAAGGAAATAAAGAAAGGGAAGTTCCGCATCCTTCCTCCCGACAGGCTTTTTGAATCATGGGAGGAACAGGGCGTCCTGCTTTTGAATACGTCTTTCAGCTGCATCCCGAACTGCCCTGAAAGCCATGCCCCGCTCTGGAAGGATTTTACATGCCAGCTTATTGACTACATATCGGAAAAACATGAACTTTACTGGTTTCTTTGGGGTAAACGTGCATTAAGCCTGAAGCCGGTGATAAACAGGGGAATATTCTTTTTATCCCGGCATCCCATGCTGTGTTCACGCAAATATGAGGATGATTTTTTAAAGTCCTGCTGTTTCGCTGAAACAATGCATATCGTTAACTGGCTTGGAATTTAA
- the uvrB gene encoding excinuclease ABC subunit UvrB, with the protein MPEFRIKSNYKPSGDQPQAIERLVESVQKGNKHQTLLGVTGSGKTFTIANVIERLQRPTLVIAHNKTLAAQLCSEFREFFPDNAVEYFVSYYDYYQPEAYVPATDTYIEKESSINDEIDNLRHAATAALFERRDVIIVASVSCIYGLGDPEDYTELMLSLRPGMQKDRDEVIKKLVDMQYTRNEIDFKRGTFRVKGDVLDIYPASSSGTIIRVEFFGDEVDRITEVDPLTGEIIGTRTYIAIFPASHYATTKEKMERAIKSIEQELEERLKYFRENNKLLEAQRLEQRTRYDIEMMREIGFCPGIENYSRHISGRAPGSPPYTLLDYFPKDFLVVIDESHVTVPQIGAMYNGDRSRKETLVEYGFRLPSAFDNRPLTFEEFERKVNQVIYVSATPGEYERKNSAVIVEQIIRPTGLVDPEVVVKPVKGQVDDLMEEIRIRVERNERVLVTTLTKRMAEDLTQYLADAGIKVRYLHSDIDAIERMQIIRDLRLGVFDVLVGINLLREGLDLPEVSLVAILDADKEGFLRSETSLIQTIGRAARNVNGKVIMYADYVTGAMERAINETNRRRQIQMEYNRKMGITPRTVQKNIHDTLETLKAAETEKEYAADYKEMPTEKLIEKLTAEMKAAAKELEFEKAAMLRDRINELRKKLQEQETG; encoded by the coding sequence ATGCCCGAATTTAGGATCAAATCCAATTACAAACCTTCCGGGGATCAGCCCCAGGCCATAGAGAGACTGGTTGAGTCGGTACAAAAAGGAAACAAGCACCAGACCCTCCTTGGTGTCACAGGTTCGGGAAAAACGTTTACAATAGCCAACGTGATAGAAAGACTGCAAAGGCCGACTTTGGTGATTGCGCATAACAAAACACTTGCCGCGCAGTTATGTTCCGAGTTCCGCGAATTTTTTCCCGACAATGCCGTGGAATATTTTGTGAGCTACTACGATTACTATCAGCCCGAGGCTTATGTTCCCGCCACCGATACCTATATTGAAAAGGAATCATCGATAAATGATGAAATTGACAATTTGCGGCACGCCGCCACCGCCGCTTTGTTTGAAAGGCGGGATGTTATAATTGTTGCAAGCGTGTCGTGCATTTACGGCCTCGGTGATCCTGAAGACTACACTGAACTGATGCTGTCATTAAGGCCGGGCATGCAGAAAGACAGGGATGAAGTGATAAAGAAACTGGTAGACATGCAGTATACACGGAATGAAATTGATTTTAAGAGAGGTACGTTCAGGGTCAAGGGGGATGTTCTGGACATTTATCCGGCATCATCTTCAGGAACTATTATCAGGGTTGAATTTTTCGGGGACGAGGTGGACAGAATAACCGAGGTTGATCCTCTGACGGGTGAAATAATAGGAACTCGCACTTATATCGCGATATTTCCCGCATCCCATTATGCAACGACGAAAGAGAAAATGGAAAGGGCCATTAAATCGATCGAACAGGAGCTGGAAGAAAGACTGAAATATTTCAGGGAAAATAACAAGCTCCTCGAAGCGCAGAGGCTGGAACAGAGAACAAGATACGATATTGAAATGATGCGTGAAATAGGCTTTTGTCCGGGAATAGAGAACTATTCAAGACACATCAGCGGCAGGGCTCCGGGAAGTCCGCCGTATACCCTGCTTGATTATTTCCCGAAAGATTTCCTTGTGGTCATTGACGAATCCCATGTAACGGTTCCGCAGATTGGCGCAATGTACAACGGGGACAGGTCAAGGAAAGAAACCCTTGTTGAATACGGCTTTCGCCTTCCTTCGGCGTTTGACAACAGACCTCTTACTTTTGAGGAATTTGAGCGGAAGGTAAATCAGGTTATTTATGTAAGTGCAACGCCCGGGGAATATGAAAGGAAAAATTCGGCGGTAATTGTTGAGCAGATTATCAGGCCTACCGGACTGGTTGATCCGGAAGTGGTTGTTAAACCCGTAAAGGGTCAGGTGGACGATCTTATGGAAGAAATACGGATCCGGGTTGAACGTAACGAGCGGGTTCTGGTTACCACGCTTACAAAACGAATGGCCGAAGACCTGACCCAATATCTTGCCGATGCCGGGATTAAGGTACGGTATCTGCATTCGGATATTGATGCGATTGAGAGAATGCAAATAATAAGGGATTTAAGACTTGGGGTGTTTGATGTTCTGGTGGGCATAAACCTTCTCAGAGAAGGCCTTGACTTGCCTGAAGTTTCACTGGTAGCGATACTTGACGCCGACAAGGAAGGTTTTCTGCGTTCCGAAACTTCTCTGATACAGACTATCGGCAGGGCTGCGCGGAATGTGAACGGGAAGGTTATAATGTACGCCGATTATGTGACGGGTGCCATGGAGAGGGCAATCAACGAAACCAACAGGCGAAGGCAAATTCAGATGGAATATAACAGAAAGATGGGAATTACGCCGAGAACGGTTCAGAAAAACATTCATGACACCCTTGAGACGCTGAAGGCAGCCGAAACCGAAAAGGAATACGCCGCTGATTATAAAGAAATGCCAACAGAGAAACTGATAGAGAAACTCACCGCTGAAATGAAGGCTGCTGCTAAGGAGCTGGAATTCGAAAAAGCGGCAATGCTGCGCGATAGGATTAATGAATTAAGGAAGAAACTTCAGGAACAGGAAACGGGTTGA
- the secG gene encoding preprotein translocase subunit SecG yields MEILVNILHIIVCIAIIVIVLMQSGRSAGISGAIAGGAETFFGKNKGRTIDAILNKYTKFALAIFILTSIVLTLLLR; encoded by the coding sequence ATGGAGATATTGGTCAATATCCTGCATATAATTGTCTGTATTGCCATTATAGTAATTGTTCTGATGCAGTCCGGGCGTTCTGCCGGCATAAGCGGTGCAATAGCAGGTGGTGCTGAAACCTTTTTCGGGAAAAACAAAGGCCGAACCATTGACGCGATACTGAACAAGTATACAAAATTTGCACTGGCGATATTTATTTTGACGTCAATCGTATTAACACTGTTGTTAAGATAA
- the recO gene encoding DNA repair protein RecO, producing MPYVKARGIVVREVKVGDYDKILTVVTEEFGKISVSARGVRRGGNRYSAGTQIFSYCDWVLYKGKNTYVLNSCEIISSFYEIRQDMTLLAYAAHMLRLLNDATYENQPAKDLITVFLYALRALLNKRRTPSLVARAFALKTIQMMGFVPHVSGCCVCGTKEINDIYFNFRHCGFVCEKCNTTPDDALRVKTGAAKAIIYVLCAEPAKVFDFELAPEVLKNFEDIVDRYVDDRLEKEYSKMDFLQEI from the coding sequence ATGCCGTATGTCAAAGCCCGGGGAATAGTTGTCCGGGAAGTCAAGGTTGGAGATTACGATAAAATTCTTACGGTGGTTACCGAGGAATTCGGGAAAATATCTGTTTCGGCGAGAGGGGTGAGGCGGGGTGGAAACCGTTACTCTGCCGGAACCCAGATTTTTTCTTACTGTGATTGGGTTTTATACAAAGGAAAAAATACATATGTACTGAATTCCTGCGAGATCATCAGCTCATTTTACGAGATAAGGCAGGATATGACTCTGCTGGCGTATGCCGCCCATATGCTCCGGCTGCTGAACGATGCCACATATGAGAACCAGCCTGCAAAAGATTTGATCACGGTTTTTTTGTATGCTCTTAGGGCGCTTTTAAATAAAAGGCGGACGCCGTCCCTTGTTGCACGGGCTTTTGCATTAAAGACCATCCAGATGATGGGGTTTGTGCCTCATGTTTCGGGCTGCTGTGTGTGCGGAACAAAGGAGATAAATGACATTTATTTTAATTTCAGACATTGCGGCTTTGTGTGTGAAAAGTGCAATACGACTCCCGATGATGCTCTTCGTGTTAAAACAGGTGCCGCCAAGGCGATAATATATGTACTTTGCGCCGAGCCCGCAAAGGTGTTTGACTTTGAGCTTGCCCCCGAGGTTTTAAAAAATTTTGAGGATATAGTTGACAGGTATGTCGACGACAGGCTGGAAAAGGAATACAGCAAAATGGACTTCCTGCAGGAAATATAG
- a CDS encoding YqzL family protein, translating to MLKDLAWQMFKKTGNIEFFLHYKNLDRSGNKDFSTEAAADTDLDGEKCRMSKPGE from the coding sequence ATGTTAAAGGATTTGGCGTGGCAGATGTTTAAGAAAACAGGCAATATAGAATTCTTCCTTCACTATAAAAATCTTGACCGCAGCGGGAATAAGGATTTCAGTACGGAGGCAGCCGCCGATACGGATTTGGATGGTGAAAAATGCCGTATGTCAAAGCCCGGGGAATAG
- a CDS encoding DUF1846 domain-containing protein, producing the protein MNKIGFDNEKYIKLQSEKIRERIEFFGGKLYLEFGGKLFDDYHASRVLPGFKPDSKVKMLLELKDQAEIIITINADDIEKSKRRGDLGITYDLDVLRLIDAFRDIGLYVGSVVITHYRSQTTADLFQKRLENLGIRVYRHYPIPDYPSNIALIVSDDGYGKNDYIETSRSLVVVTAPGPGSGKMATCLSQLYHEYKRGIKAGYAKFETFPIWNLPLKHPVNLAYEAATTDLNDVNMIDPFHLEAYGITSVNYNRDIEVFPVLNAILEKIAGKSPYKSPTDMGVNMAGYCITDDEVVCRASEQEIIRRYYNVRCSVRQGLADKQEVYKLELLMNQLGISPKDRPVVDAALKRAEETGGPAVAIQLNDGRIVTGKTSQLLGASAAALLNALKELGGIQHEIHLISPIVIEPIQVLKTRHMGNHNPRLHTDEVLIALSICAATNPTAALAMEQLSKLRGCEAHSTVILSKVDENVFHKLGINITCEPQYQTNKLYHK; encoded by the coding sequence ATGAACAAAATAGGATTTGATAATGAAAAATACATAAAACTTCAGTCTGAGAAGATACGTGAGCGAATCGAATTCTTCGGGGGTAAGCTTTATCTTGAATTCGGAGGAAAGCTGTTTGATGACTACCATGCCTCAAGAGTATTGCCCGGGTTTAAACCCGACAGCAAGGTTAAGATGCTGCTGGAGCTGAAAGATCAGGCTGAAATCATAATAACAATCAATGCCGATGACATAGAAAAAAGCAAGCGGCGCGGCGATCTCGGCATAACATATGATCTGGACGTATTGCGTTTGATAGACGCTTTCAGGGATATCGGGCTTTATGTTGGCAGTGTTGTAATAACCCATTACCGTTCGCAGACCACTGCCGATCTGTTCCAGAAACGCCTTGAAAATCTTGGGATCAGAGTTTACAGGCATTATCCCATACCCGATTATCCGTCAAACATAGCTCTTATTGTGAGCGATGACGGATACGGTAAAAATGACTATATTGAAACCAGCCGTTCTTTGGTGGTCGTAACTGCTCCGGGACCGGGAAGCGGTAAGATGGCGACCTGCCTGTCCCAGCTGTACCATGAGTATAAACGCGGTATTAAGGCGGGATATGCAAAGTTTGAAACCTTTCCGATATGGAATCTTCCGCTGAAGCATCCTGTAAATCTTGCTTATGAGGCAGCCACAACAGACCTGAATGACGTTAACATGATTGATCCGTTTCATTTGGAGGCTTACGGCATTACATCGGTGAACTACAACAGGGACATAGAAGTGTTCCCCGTATTGAATGCGATACTTGAAAAAATAGCAGGAAAGTCGCCTTACAAAAGTCCCACCGATATGGGGGTCAATATGGCAGGGTACTGTATTACCGATGACGAAGTGGTATGCAGGGCTTCGGAACAGGAAATCATACGCCGCTATTACAATGTCCGCTGTTCAGTGCGGCAGGGTCTGGCGGACAAACAGGAGGTTTATAAGCTCGAATTATTAATGAATCAGCTGGGAATTTCACCAAAGGACAGACCTGTGGTTGACGCGGCATTAAAGCGTGCCGAGGAAACCGGCGGACCGGCGGTTGCCATTCAGCTTAACGACGGTAGGATTGTTACTGGAAAGACGTCGCAGTTGCTCGGTGCGTCGGCTGCGGCACTGTTGAATGCGCTGAAGGAACTGGGAGGGATTCAGCATGAAATCCATCTCATATCCCCGATAGTTATTGAACCGATACAGGTTTTGAAAACCAGACATATGGGAAACCATAACCCGAGATTACACACCGATGAAGTGCTTATTGCCTTATCCATATGCGCGGCCACAAATCCGACTGCGGCGCTTGCAATGGAGCAGCTTTCCAAACTGAGGGGTTGCGAAGCTCACTCAACTGTGATACTGTCTAAAGTGGATGAAAATGTATTTCATAAACTGGGAATCAATATTACATGTGAGCCTCAGTATCAGACCAATAAACTTTATCATAAATAA
- the era gene encoding GTPase Era, translating into MGFRSGFATIIGRPNVGKSTLLNLLTGEKISIISSKPQTTRNTIKAIITTDEYQVVFIDTPGLHRPRNKLGDYMQKSAISTLDEVDVILYMVEATDKTIGPGDREIIEMLKKLSTPVILLINKIDLVSKPALLPLIDEYSKEMNFEHIIPVSALDIETKELVLRETVKYLPEGPAYYPADMVTDQQERFLVQELIREKILHLVSDEVPHGVGVEVILFKEIPEKELIEIHANIYCEKESHKGIVIGKNGEMLKKIGTLARQDAERLLGSKIFLKLWVKTKEDWRNSDYVLRELGYK; encoded by the coding sequence ATGGGTTTTCGTTCGGGATTCGCCACAATTATCGGAAGGCCTAACGTTGGAAAGTCAACGCTTTTGAACCTGCTTACCGGTGAGAAAATTTCAATTATTTCCAGCAAGCCCCAGACCACAAGAAATACAATAAAAGCCATTATCACCACCGACGAATATCAGGTGGTTTTTATTGACACGCCCGGTTTGCACCGACCCAGGAACAAACTGGGGGACTATATGCAGAAGTCGGCAATATCAACACTGGACGAAGTGGATGTAATTCTGTACATGGTGGAAGCTACCGATAAAACCATCGGACCGGGCGACAGGGAAATAATCGAGATGCTAAAAAAACTGAGCACGCCTGTCATTCTGCTTATAAACAAGATAGATCTGGTAAGCAAACCAGCTCTTTTGCCCCTTATTGACGAATACAGCAAAGAAATGAATTTTGAGCATATAATACCTGTCAGCGCTCTTGATATAGAAACCAAAGAGCTGGTTTTAAGGGAAACGGTTAAATATCTCCCCGAGGGGCCGGCGTATTACCCCGCCGACATGGTTACCGATCAGCAGGAAAGGTTTTTGGTGCAGGAACTCATCAGGGAAAAAATACTTCATCTTGTAAGCGATGAAGTTCCTCACGGCGTAGGCGTTGAAGTAATACTTTTCAAGGAAATACCTGAAAAGGAACTGATCGAAATTCACGCCAACATTTACTGCGAAAAGGAGAGCCACAAGGGGATTGTCATCGGAAAAAACGGCGAAATGCTGAAAAAAATAGGCACTCTTGCAAGGCAGGACGCTGAAAGGCTGCTCGGATCAAAAATTTTTCTGAAATTGTGGGTGAAAACTAAAGAGGATTGGCGAAACAGCGATTATGTGTTAAGAGAATTGGGGTACAAATAA
- the cdd gene encoding cytidine deaminase, with amino-acid sequence MDFDYLVRKAMEAKEKAYAPYSGFRVGAAVQTASGRVYTGCNVENSSFGATICAERTAIAKAVSEGESKIVAVAVSSDGENITYPCGICRQVISEFGNDETKVICSNKNGQYKIYEMKDILPHAFAGEDFMTKNKGMNT; translated from the coding sequence ATGGATTTTGATTACCTAGTGCGGAAAGCGATGGAGGCAAAAGAAAAAGCTTATGCTCCGTATTCGGGATTCCGTGTCGGCGCTGCGGTACAGACAGCAAGCGGAAGAGTGTATACAGGGTGCAATGTGGAGAATTCGTCCTTCGGCGCAACCATATGTGCCGAGCGCACCGCAATTGCAAAGGCGGTATCAGAGGGAGAAAGCAAGATAGTTGCAGTGGCAGTAAGCAGCGACGGTGAAAACATTACCTATCCGTGCGGAATATGCCGCCAAGTAATATCCGAATTCGGAAACGATGAAACGAAGGTTATTTGCAGCAATAAAAACGGGCAATATAAAATATATGAAATGAAAGATATTTTACCCCATGCTTTTGCAGGGGAGGATTTTATGACTAAAAATAAAGGTATGAATACGTGA
- a CDS encoding sodium-dependent transporter yields the protein MEKRETFASRLGFILISAGCAIGLGDVWRFPYITGKYGGGIFVLIYLVFIIMLGLPIMSMELAVGRASRKSIATSFKVLEKNGQKWHWMGYAGMAGNYILMMFYTTVASWMLAYFYKFLTGRFEGIDTQQVCQVFDEFLASPLEMTVWMVLTTVICFGICSFGLQEGVEKVTKIFMVLLLAIIIVLAVRSLMLPNAVEGLKFYLLPDFSRVEEYGLWETVYEAMSQAFFTLSIGIGSLAIFGSYIGKERSLLGESIHIAALDTVISIIAGLIIFPACFSFGVDPGSGPGLVFVTLPNIFHSMAGGRIWGSLFFLFMSFAAFSTVIAVFENIISFAIDLWSWSRKKAAFVNTFLLIVLSMPCVLGFNVLKWIQPLGPGSTILELEDFIISNNILPIGSLVYVLFCVSRYGWGFENFMEEVNAGEGVKMPRALRGYLTWVLPAIILLVLIQGYIDFFG from the coding sequence ATGGAAAAAAGGGAAACCTTTGCTTCACGTCTTGGTTTTATTCTCATTTCCGCAGGCTGTGCAATCGGACTGGGGGATGTATGGCGATTCCCGTACATTACCGGAAAATACGGCGGAGGAATATTTGTGCTGATTTATCTGGTGTTCATAATTATGCTCGGTTTGCCTATTATGTCAATGGAACTTGCGGTCGGGCGGGCCAGCAGGAAAAGTATTGCCACATCTTTCAAAGTCCTTGAGAAAAACGGGCAGAAATGGCACTGGATGGGTTATGCAGGCATGGCGGGGAATTACATACTGATGATGTTTTACACCACCGTTGCCAGCTGGATGCTCGCTTATTTTTACAAGTTCCTTACGGGAAGGTTTGAAGGGATTGACACTCAGCAGGTATGTCAGGTATTTGATGAATTTCTGGCAAGTCCGCTGGAAATGACTGTATGGATGGTTTTAACCACCGTAATCTGCTTCGGTATTTGTTCTTTTGGGCTTCAGGAAGGTGTTGAAAAGGTTACTAAAATTTTTATGGTCCTTCTGCTGGCAATAATAATTGTCCTTGCGGTGAGATCACTGATGCTTCCAAATGCGGTTGAAGGCCTGAAGTTCTACCTTTTGCCTGATTTTAGCCGTGTGGAGGAATACGGCCTTTGGGAAACGGTTTATGAGGCCATGAGCCAGGCTTTCTTTACCCTTAGTATCGGCATAGGCTCTTTGGCTATTTTCGGAAGCTACATTGGAAAAGAACGGAGCCTTCTGGGCGAATCCATACATATTGCGGCACTGGACACTGTAATTTCGATTATAGCCGGTCTTATCATTTTCCCCGCATGTTTTTCATTCGGCGTTGATCCCGGCAGCGGACCGGGTCTTGTGTTTGTAACACTGCCGAATATTTTCCACTCCATGGCGGGAGGCAGAATCTGGGGCTCACTCTTTTTCTTGTTTATGTCGTTTGCTGCATTTTCCACAGTTATAGCCGTTTTTGAGAATATTATTTCGTTTGCCATAGATTTGTGGAGCTGGAGCCGTAAAAAAGCGGCATTTGTAAATACATTTCTGCTTATCGTACTTTCAATGCCCTGTGTCCTTGGGTTCAACGTACTAAAATGGATTCAGCCTTTGGGACCCGGGTCCACAATTCTTGAACTCGAGGACTTTATAATCAGCAATAATATTCTTCCGATAGGTTCGCTGGTTTACGTACTGTTCTGTGTCAGCCGTTACGGATGGGGTTTTGAGAATTTCATGGAGGAGGTAAATGCGGGGGAAGGCGTTAAAATGCCCCGTGCACTCAGAGGATATCTGACATGGGTATTGCCGGCAATTATTTTGTTAGTGCTGATTCAGGGATACATCGACTTTTTCGGATAA